One window of the Ureibacillus sp. FSL W7-1570 genome contains the following:
- a CDS encoding asparaginase — protein sequence MKKKVVLISTGGTIASGVNPETGLLTSGMLTGEDLSKQCVLPSHIELKVETLFHLPSNEMTFDHLIQLKEKIEQVFEDQEVAGVVVTHGTDTLEETAYFLDLTIGDGRPVVVTGAQRSPATIGTDAFSNLRQAIILAASDEARNLGAVVLFNEKILPARYVKKCHASNVDGFNAPGFGHLGYVDDEEVILYGKAVKRETYELKSELPYVEIIKCSLGSDGRLIKYAVETGAKGIVLEAFGRGQVHPAVAEQVQYAIEKGVIVVVTTSTAEGNVKVVYDTPGTAYDLQKKGAILGRDYDSKKARMKLAVLLAAGVGEIKERF from the coding sequence ATGAAAAAGAAAGTGGTTTTGATCAGTACGGGCGGCACGATTGCTAGCGGCGTGAATCCGGAAACGGGGCTCCTCACATCCGGCATGTTGACGGGGGAAGATTTGTCCAAACAATGTGTGCTGCCATCACATATTGAATTGAAGGTAGAAACCCTATTCCATTTGCCAAGCAATGAAATGACCTTTGACCATTTAATTCAGTTAAAAGAAAAAATTGAACAAGTTTTTGAGGATCAAGAAGTGGCAGGAGTGGTCGTGACCCACGGAACGGATACGCTGGAGGAAACGGCGTATTTCTTGGATTTGACAATTGGTGACGGGCGGCCGGTGGTGGTGACAGGCGCCCAACGAAGCCCGGCTACGATCGGAACGGATGCCTTTTCCAACTTGCGCCAAGCCATCATTTTGGCTGCAAGCGATGAAGCGAGAAACTTGGGCGCGGTTGTGTTGTTCAATGAAAAGATTTTGCCCGCCCGCTATGTGAAGAAGTGCCACGCCTCCAACGTGGACGGCTTCAACGCGCCGGGGTTCGGCCATTTGGGGTATGTGGATGATGAAGAAGTCATTTTATATGGAAAAGCGGTGAAAAGGGAAACCTATGAGCTGAAATCCGAATTGCCTTATGTGGAAATCATCAAATGTTCATTGGGCTCCGATGGCCGCTTGATTAAGTATGCGGTGGAGACGGGAGCAAAAGGCATTGTCCTTGAAGCGTTCGGCCGAGGCCAAGTCCACCCGGCTGTTGCGGAACAAGTGCAATATGCCATTGAAAAAGGCGTCATCGTGGTGGTGACAACAAGCACGGCGGAAGGAAACGTCAAAGTCGTGTACGACACTCCAGGCACAGCCTACGACTTGCAAAAGAAAGGCGCCATCCTCGGCCGCGACTACGACAGCAAAAAAGCCCGCATGAAGCTGGCGGTGTTGTTGGCTGCCGGGGTGGGGGAGATTAAGGAAAGATTTTAA